The Alnus glutinosa chromosome 7, dhAlnGlut1.1, whole genome shotgun sequence genome includes a region encoding these proteins:
- the LOC133872518 gene encoding L-2-hydroxyglutarate dehydrogenase, mitochondrial isoform X3, whose amino-acid sequence MRLVDAPRHEALGSEALGSEHGKKMLKLAIECVLRNSKGIIPSSPSSPSLIRCMMRKDLCTRTHTEATTERAECVVIGAGVVGLAVARELTLRGREVLVLDSAPTFGTGTSSRNSEVIHAGIYYHPHSLKAILCVRGREMLYKYCSEHDIPHKQIGKLIVATGTSEIPKLNDLMNHGIRNGVDGLRMIEGSEAKRMEPELQCVKALLSPVSGVVDTHSLMLSLVGEAENYRTTFSYNTTVIGAHIEGNNFCLHVSETKHLENWNGRSLLHPELILIPDLVVNSTGLSAPALAKRFDGLHSGVIPSAYYARGCYFTLSNTRIPPFNHLIYPIPEDGGLGVHVTLDLDGQVKFGPDVEWIEGIDDISGFLNRIVEFDLAAVWCGMGNAAIGERDVGELEGAKG is encoded by the exons ATGCGTCTTGTCGATGCTCCAAGACATGAAGCCCTGGGTTCAGAAGCCCTGGGTTCAGAGCATGGCAAGAAGATGCTGAAACTGGCGATTGAGTGCGTGCTGAGAAACTCAAAGGGAATTATAccatcatcaccatcatcacCATCATTGATAAGATGTATGATGCGGAAGGATTTGTGCACCAGAACCCATACAGAGGCCACAACGGAGAGGGCGGAATGCGTGGTAATAGGGGCCGGTGTGGTGGGACTAGCAGTGGCCAGAGAGCTTACTCTCAGAGGCAGAGAAGTACTGGTTCTCGATTCGGCCCCCACCTTCGGCACCGGCACTAGCTCTCGCAACAGCGAAGTCATCCACGCCGGCATCTACTATCATCCTCATTCTCTCAAG GCTATTCTTTGTGTAAGAGGAAGAGAAATGCTGTACAAGTACTGCTCTGAACATGATATTCCTCATAAACAAATTGGTAAGCTCATAGTTGCTACTGGAACCTCAGAGATTCCGAagttgaatgatttaatgaatcATGGAATTCGAAATGGGGTTGATGGGTTGAGGATGATCGAGGGTTCTGAAGCCAAGAGAATGGAACCTGAGCTGCAATGTGTGAAAGCCTTACTATCACCTGTTTCTGGGGTTGTTGATACTCATTCCCTAATGCTATCTCTAGTG GGGGAAGCTGAAAATTATAGAACAACCTTCTCCTACAATACTACCGTCATTGGTGCCCATATTGAAGGAAATAACTTTTGCCTCCATGTATCTGAAACTAAACATCTTGAGAACTGGAATGGGAGGTCTCTCTTGCACCCAGAGCTGATACTCATTCCTGACCTTGTTGTGAACTCTACAGGCTTGAGTGCCCCTGCCCTTGCAAAGAGATTTGATGGCCTGCATAGTGGAGTTATTCCCAGTGCATATTATGCACGTGGTTGCTATTTCACATTATCTAATACTAGAATCCCTCCTTTCAATCATTTGATATACCCAATACCAGAAGATGGCGGTCTTGGAGTGCATGTTACTCTGGATTTGGATGGCCAAGTCAAGTTTGGCCCAGATGTTGAATGGATTGAAGGTATAGACGATATTTCAGGCTTTCTGAACAG AATTGTGGAGTTTGATCTTGCAGCTGTTTGGTGTGGTATGGGTAATGCTGCCATCGGTGAAAGAGATGTTGGGGAGTTAGAGGGGGCAAAAGGGTAA
- the LOC133872518 gene encoding L-2-hydroxyglutarate dehydrogenase, mitochondrial isoform X2 produces MRLVDAPRHEALGSEALGSEHGKKMLKLAIECVLRNSKGIIPSSPSSPSLIRCMMRKDLCTRTHTEATTERAECVVIGAGVVGLAVARELTLRGREVLVLDSAPTFGTGTSSRNSEVIHAGIYYHPHSLKAILCVRGREMLYKYCSEHDIPHKQIGKLIVATGTSEIPKLNDLMNHGIRNGVDGLRMIEGSEAKRMEPELQCVKALLSPVSGVVDTHSLMLSLVGEAENYRTTFSYNTTVIGAHIEGNNFCLHVSETKHLENWNGRSLLHPELILIPDLVVNSTGLSAPALAKRFDGLHSGVIPSAYYARGCYFTLSNTRIPPFNHLIYPIPEDGGLGVHVTLDLDGQVKFGPDVEWIEGIDDISGFLNRYSFYIPLFRVYFIQYFLCSAVWCGMGNAAIGERDVGELEGAKG; encoded by the exons ATGCGTCTTGTCGATGCTCCAAGACATGAAGCCCTGGGTTCAGAAGCCCTGGGTTCAGAGCATGGCAAGAAGATGCTGAAACTGGCGATTGAGTGCGTGCTGAGAAACTCAAAGGGAATTATAccatcatcaccatcatcacCATCATTGATAAGATGTATGATGCGGAAGGATTTGTGCACCAGAACCCATACAGAGGCCACAACGGAGAGGGCGGAATGCGTGGTAATAGGGGCCGGTGTGGTGGGACTAGCAGTGGCCAGAGAGCTTACTCTCAGAGGCAGAGAAGTACTGGTTCTCGATTCGGCCCCCACCTTCGGCACCGGCACTAGCTCTCGCAACAGCGAAGTCATCCACGCCGGCATCTACTATCATCCTCATTCTCTCAAG GCTATTCTTTGTGTAAGAGGAAGAGAAATGCTGTACAAGTACTGCTCTGAACATGATATTCCTCATAAACAAATTGGTAAGCTCATAGTTGCTACTGGAACCTCAGAGATTCCGAagttgaatgatttaatgaatcATGGAATTCGAAATGGGGTTGATGGGTTGAGGATGATCGAGGGTTCTGAAGCCAAGAGAATGGAACCTGAGCTGCAATGTGTGAAAGCCTTACTATCACCTGTTTCTGGGGTTGTTGATACTCATTCCCTAATGCTATCTCTAGTG GGGGAAGCTGAAAATTATAGAACAACCTTCTCCTACAATACTACCGTCATTGGTGCCCATATTGAAGGAAATAACTTTTGCCTCCATGTATCTGAAACTAAACATCTTGAGAACTGGAATGGGAGGTCTCTCTTGCACCCAGAGCTGATACTCATTCCTGACCTTGTTGTGAACTCTACAGGCTTGAGTGCCCCTGCCCTTGCAAAGAGATTTGATGGCCTGCATAGTGGAGTTATTCCCAGTGCATATTATGCACGTGGTTGCTATTTCACATTATCTAATACTAGAATCCCTCCTTTCAATCATTTGATATACCCAATACCAGAAGATGGCGGTCTTGGAGTGCATGTTACTCTGGATTTGGATGGCCAAGTCAAGTTTGGCCCAGATGTTGAATGGATTGAAGGTATAGACGATATTTCAGGCTTTCTGAACAGGTATTCTTTCTATATTCCTTTGTTCAGAGTCTACTTCATTCAGTACTTCCTTTGTTCAG CTGTTTGGTGTGGTATGGGTAATGCTGCCATCGGTGAAAGAGATGTTGGGGAGTTAGAGGGGGCAAAAGGGTAA